A genomic window from Labeo rohita strain BAU-BD-2019 chromosome 6, IGBB_LRoh.1.0, whole genome shotgun sequence includes:
- the LOC127166509 gene encoding uncharacterized protein LOC127166509 isoform X2 has translation MSGRKSKKNQRLGSSRRGPKGLNRNTEKDDDDGFQQIAESEDGRNEFHTSTDYHSTQFDHAPTSSIDQQTSLLESLPHAGGHKDSLMETELPERKRKMGSTRKSAGRFKVERNLDEVRTTEELEEEYVTRPNTSTTEEEQSRPMSFPSDLSNSGLGKEPGTALTFVVSENEEKDAAHRQEITSYSHAVVSDMPTDEAMGTSVHSFAVTAESDLFDEPKTLCLQEIPTASTSGQKKKMGSTRRPLGGKNSVQEHSRNMTENERKAEVMGEANLKMSEEMVQEWNDVARDDPSSHTDSALVSNQNLLAERAELKETDISAGTETMNQTVASPLVVSEKPLPETSHHYGTPLLNEELDFKFGSHTEDFDVLNKDAGSDNSYVLDTRKDTNTSYHFRDVNTETKEEVLKQKGELSINDQMSSLLPKQDTQLEELALHDQESSLSQHDLDNNCNSSMPQLIVGGSRSFDVHLSNISHDEPTTTDIPHEISDAVVEKEQGNNLCNVAAVACDTLTDLKSITEEDEDPQILATRENENMSDERGSETENAFEMTGQDDARDHSVTQIIMDVRDNEKDGETITETIWISHQTASEVSAEKEEKCREQVQYSSNISQTHSPPQDDAGKMPENDEVTNDKKETESTASDDVTSKSEEMFSFEDSATDTGSHTYQLFTQSPYKESYDLHERVSEKSEKKEIFFSVEAENASFDRGDMRSEGTEGIKEMDAAPVVILDVDTKDSESENPEQNRALTEEQTDTSSDTKLQVSQVLDNVSTVIDSGLLFHDVIDVSSGERERVPEKSDISSFIPHDSQDFYKPTTCHPESQENTGDPERVAVGGDTDLHLDIEAQNKTFDLTSEAEGTEKNMQDASVLAREVEVIADTVTVESNMTAELDFLQTSPDVHVEALNLSEKAEKEVSGETDTILKQSDINIIPEDSHGEESHSKSSPVIHKRKMGSTRRPLKGNKGRRKEMEHHDENETLDSEGMINIEKEKIDLEDEPSPDESTLRSSKDEVKEQEVEISEKNDVGPVEGFESALLQSSCISDLVTEESTAISICHVTESQTLIKINEESQENAGDAENVPAEEDKQLQIKINPQKQTFDLTTSEAEGTEENIQDISITLVREVEVIAVIGDTVTVESNMTTESDFLQTSSDANIEALKLSDNTEKEVSGETDTILEQSDISIIPADSHREETHSKSSPVIHKRKMGSTRRPLKGNKGRRKDHDEKEILEDEPCADLSGYTAVSICDISESQTLTKIHAGSQENTGDVEIVQAEEDKDLQLKIDSQNKTFDVTTSEAEGTEENIHDVSVTLVREAEVFGDTVTVETNMPTESDAHIEALKVFENAEKEISRETDKIPEQSDISIIPKDSHGEEAHSVDTLTLESNMTTESDFLQTSPDAHIEALQISENTEKEVSGEKDTIPEQCDISIIPADSHRQETHSKSSPVIHKRKMGSTRRPLRGKNEQRKEIEHRDENETFEFESVINVEKETFSLENEPSTYESTIQSSADKAKEQKIGIQEENDVGPVEGSESTDPQILCSSDVVSEETTAVSICHVTESQTITKMSEECQENAGEAERVAAEEDKDIQLKTDSQNKTFDLTTSETEENVQDVGVMLVREIEVTGDTDTVESKMTAEPDFLQTSPDAMEAVKVSENAEKVVSGETDTILEQSHINIIPADSHREETHSKSCPVIHKRKMGSTRRPLKGEKGQRKDHDEKEIFILEDEPNPNESRHTAVSICDISESQTLTKNYAGFQENTGEIAPAEGDTEPHIENKTCNLTAFEGEATKENIFEAGVVGKDIEFIGDTVVVESNMTTESDDLIQNDTFTEAKLEALKVSDNAEHEVLEETDATPKQSDTTIISEDTHGEEAHSKLHPVVHKRKMGSTRRPLRGKKGQREEVEHQDENETLNSEGMINAEKDTFSLKDEPSPDESTLQSLKDGAKEQMKISEKNDVGPVEESKSTDLQSSSSSDLVSEESTTISICHVTESQTLTKINEESQESTGDVERVAAEEDKDLQIKIDSQNKTFDITSEAEGTEENIQDVSMVLVREVEVIADTVTVETNMTTTSNFLQTSDAHDEAFKVSENTEKDVSGETDTIPEQSDISVIPADSHREETHSKSSPVIHKRKMGSTRRPLKGKTGRREDHDEKEIFNLKDEPSMGEEQMEIREGNDVGPVEGSEIFILEDEPNPDQSGYTAVSDISESQTLTKMKTVSQENTGEIAPAEEDTEPHLENKTFDSTAFEREATAENICEGSVVVREVAFIGDTVIAESNDTKSDTKVSDNGERAVSEETDATPKQSDTTIIPEDTPGEEAHSKLHPVVHKRKMGSTRRPLRGKKGQREEIEHQDKNEILDSEGGINAEKDTFSLKDEPSPDESTLQSTKDGEKEQMEISKKNDVGPVEGSESTDLQSSSSSDLVSEESTTISICHVTESQTLTKINKESQENTGDVERIAAEEDKDLQLKINLQNQMFDLTEAEGTEDFSVTSVREVEVIGDTVTVENNMTTKSDFPQISPDANVEALKVSENAEKEVSGETDTILEQSHISIIPADSHREETHSKSSPVVPKRKMGSTRRPLKGNKGQRKDHDEKEILEDEPNKDESRYTAVSEISESQTLTKIHAGSQENIGDFEIVPAEEDKHLQLKIDSQNKMLDITTSEAQGTDENIHDVSVTSVREVEVIGDTVTVDSNMTTESDFLQTSDAHVEALKVPENTEKEVSGETDTIPEQSHINIIPADSHREETHSKSCPVIHKRKMGSTRRPLKGNKGQRKDCDEKEILEDEPNLDECRYTAVSDISESQTLTKIHAGSQENIGDFEITPAEGDTEPCIENKTFDSTAFKGEATEENICEDSVLGKEIEFIGDKVTVESNMTIKLDLLQNDTSTDAKPDALISEIAEISGETDTILEQSGISIIPADSHREETHSKSSPVVHKRKMGSTRRPLKGNKGRRKDHDEKEILEDEPCADLSGYTAVSICDISESQTLTKNHAGSQENTGDAERVEADLKLKIDSQNKTFDITSEAEGTEENIQDVSVTLVREVEVIGDTVTVDSNMTTESDFLQTSDAHVEALKVPENTEKEVSRETDTIPEQSHINIIPADSHREETHSKSSPVIHKRKMGSTRRPLKGNKGQRKDCDEKEILEDEPSLDESRYTAVSDISESQTVTKIHAGSQENIGDFEITPVEGDTEPHIENKTFDSTAFKGEATEENICEDSVLGKEIDFIGDTVVVESNMTTELDLLQNDTSTDAKPEALISEIAEISGKTDTILKQSDTNIIPEDPHGEKLHTEVSLNAHKRKMGSTRRPLRGNTGQRKVGVHFKEKNGDDEGVSEEEVTETHSEIQNQDNVVGHNVTQDIMYIRDNEDEEQKTMKTVDMSVLELCDALELKQRSDGPSQDDTVSHETQIHVSSDDIPPTKVVEMHSDSKRSTQKRKMGSTRKRGKRMVNEEEVEVEKEGEAENTTDDGTTKSEENLPIEEAITGSSVHQQLFSLYVNKESHDIQDIVSKSEISEQSDPSSTINPELLIESECSSKTAAEMVSDLPLGDVETYLVPKQSVIPKKSHREDQSDLNPVVQKRKMGSTRRTLRGNKGQGRQGEPQKMDRDIEEMTQEQDTEPYLSTSARKTESKFDEEVNKTSLLLLQTCFLNQKIK, from the exons ATGTCAGGCAGAAAATCCAAGAAGAACCAGAGACTTGGTTCCTCCCGACGAGGTCCTAAAGGTCTTAACAGAAATACCGagaaagatgatgatgatgggtTTCAGCAGATTGCGGAGTCTGAGGATGGGCGAAATGAATTTCACACCAGCACTGATTACCATTCAACCCAGTTTGATCATGCACCAACCTCAAGCATTGATCAACAAACATCTCTGTTAGAAAGTCTTCCACATGCAGGGGGTCACAAGGATTCACTCATGGAGACTGAACTGCCAGAACGGAAAAGAAAAATGGGATCGACTCGCAAGAGTGCTGGTAGGTTTAAAGTTGAGAGAAATCTTGATGAAGTGAGGACCACTGAAGAGTTGGAGGAAGAATATGTAACTCGACCAAACACATCAACCACTGAAGAAGAACAATCAAGGCCAATGAGTTTTCCTTCTGATTTATCCAATTCAGGATTGGGAAAGGAGCCTGGAACAGCTCTTACGTTTGTGGTTtcagaaaatgaagaaaaagatgcagCCCACCGTCAAGAAATAACTTCTTATTCCCATGCGGTAGTAAGTGATATGCCTACAGACGAGGCAATGGGGACATCTGTCCATTCTTTTGCAGTCACAGCTGAAAGTGATTTGTTTGATGAACCAAAAACACTTTGTCTGCAAGAAATCCCAACAGCCAGTACctctggacaaaaaaaaaagatgggcTCAACCCGCAGACCTCTCGGAGGGAAAAACAGTGTGCAAGAACATTCAAGAAACATGACAGAGAATGAAAGGAAAGCAGAAGTCATGGGCGAAGCAAACTTGAAAATGTCAGAAGAGATGGTGCAAGAATGGAATGATGTGGCAAGAGATGATCCATCATCCCACACAGATTCAGCGTTGGTTTCAAATCAGAATTTACTAGCGGAGAGAGCCGAGCTGAAAGAGACTGATATTTCAGCTGGAACTGAAACTatgaaccaaacagttgcttcTCCTCTAGTAGTTTCAGAAAAGCCCCTACCTGAAACATCTCACCACTATGGGACTCCATTACTCAATGAGGAATTGGATTTTAAGTTTGGTTCACACACTGAGGATTTTGATGTTCTAAACAAAGATGCAGGAAGTGATAACAGTTATGTGCTTGATACAAGAAAAGATACTAACACATCTTACCACTTTAGAGATGTAAACACAGAAACCAAGGAGGAGGTTCTAAAGCAGAAAGGGGAACTATCTATAAATGATCAAATGAGTAGTTTATTACCAAAACAGGATACACAATTAGAGGAACTTGCTTTACATGATCAAGAATCTTCGTTAAGCCAACACGATCTAGATAATAACTGCAATTCTTCTATGCCTCAACTTATAGTGGGAGGAAGTAGAAGTTTTGATGTGCATCTGTCTAATATTAGCCATGATGAGCCCACAACAACCGATATACCACATGAGATTAGTGATGCTGTTGTAGAAAAGGAACAAGGAAATAATCTTTGTAATGTTGCTGCAGTAGCATGTGATACTCTGACTGACTTAAAGTCTATTACGGAAGAAGATGAAGATCCCCAAATTTTAGCAACGAGAGAAAATGAGAATATGAGTGATGAAAGAGGATCTGAAAcagaaaatgcatttgaaatgaCAGGCCAGGATGATGCAAGAGATCACAGTGTAACACAAATAATAATGGATGTAAGAGATAATGAAAAAGATGGAGAAACAATCACAGAGACCATTTGGATTTCACACCAGACAGCGTCTGAAGTTTCAGCTGAAAAAGAGGAAAAATGTAGAGAACAAGTGCAATATTCATCGAATATATCTCAAACACACAGTCCACCACAAGATGATGCTGGGAAGATGCCAGAAAATGATGAggttacaaatgacaaaaaagagaCTGAGAGTACTGCATCTGATGATGTGACCTCAAAGTCAGAGGAAATGTTTAGTTTTGAAGACTCAGCAACAGATACAGGATCTCACACATACCAACTGTTCACGCAATCTCCTTATAAAGAAAGCTATGACTTACATGAACGTGTGAGTGAGAAAagtgaaaagaaagaaatatttttcagtgtagAAGCAGAGAATGCATCTTTTGATAGAGGTGATATGAGAAGTGAAGGAACAGAAGGAATTAAGGAGATGGATGCAGCACCTGTTGTGATATTAGATGTGGACACTAAAGATAGTGAATCAGAAAACCCAGAGCAAAACAGAGCATTAACAGAGGAGCAAACTGATACATCCTCTGATACAAAACTGCAAGTGTCACAGGTATTGGATAATGTTTCTACTGTGATTGATTCGGGTCTCCTTTTCCATGATGTTATCGATGTAAGTtcaggggagagagagagagttcctGAGAAAAGTGATATCAGCTCTTTCATTCCTCACGATTCTCAAGATTTTTACAAGCCTACAACATGTCATCCAGAGTCCCAAGAAAATACTGGAGATCCTGAAAGAGTAGCAGTAGGGGGAGACACAGACCTACATTTAGATATTGAAGCACAGAACAAAACATTTGACTTAACCAGTGAAGCAGAAGGAACAGAAAAGAACATGCAAGATGCTAGTGTTTTAGCGAGAGAAGTTGAAGTTATTGCAGATACAGTTACAGTGGAGAGTAATATGACTGCTGAATTAGATTTTCTTCAAACTTCTCCTGATGTACACGTGGAAGCATTAAATTTATCTGAAAAAGCTGAGAAAGAAGTTTCAGGAGAAACAGACACAATTCTTAAGCAAAGTGACATCAACATCATTCCTGAAGATTCTCATGGAGAGGAGTCACACTCAAAATCAAGTCCAGTTATTCACAAGAGAAAAATGGGCTCAACTCGTAGAC CTCTCAAAGGGAATAAAGGACGAAGAAAAGAAATGGAACATCATGATGAAAATGAGACACTTGACAGTGAAGGAATGATCAATATAGAGAAAGAAAAGATTGATTTGGAGGATGAACCCAGTCCAGATGAATCTACATTACGAAGCTCAAAAGATGAAGTTAAAGAACAGGAGGTGGAAATAAGTGAGAAGAATGATGTTGGTCCTGTTGAAGGGTTTGAATCTGCTCTCCTGCAGTCATCATGTATTTCAGATTTAGTGACTGAGGAATCCACTGCAATAAGTATCTGTCATGTCACAGAATCACAAACCCTCATAAAGATTAATGAAGAATCCCAGGAAAATGCTGgagatgctgaaaatgtgccagcagaggaagacaaacaattacaaataaaaatcaacccACAGAAACAAACGTTTGACTTAACAACCAGTGAAGCAGAAGGAACAGAAGAGAACATCCAAGACATTAGCATTACGTTAGTCAGAGAAGTTGAAGTTATTGCAGTTATTGGAGATACAGTTACAGTGGAGAGTAATATGACTACTGAATCAGATTTTCTTCAAACTTCTTCTGATGCAAACATTGAAGCATTGAAATTATCTGACAATACTGAGAAAGAAGTTTCAGGAGAAACAGACACTATTCTTGAACAAAGTGACATCAGCATCATTCCTGCAGATTCTCACAGAGAAGAGACACACTCAAAATCAAGTCCAGTTATTCACAAGAGAAAAATGGGCTCAACTCGTAGACCTCTCAAAGGGAATAAAGGACGAAGAAAAGATCATGATGAAAAAGAAATTTTGGAAGATGAACCCTGTGCAGATCTGTCTGGATATACTGCAGTGAGTATCTGTGACATTTCAGAATCACAAACCCTCACAAAAATTCATGCAGGCTCCCAGGAAAATACTGGAGATGTTGAAATAGTGCAGGCAGAGGAAGACAAAGACTTGCAATTAAAAATCGACTCACAGAACAAAACGTTTGACGTAACAACCAGTGAAGCAGAAGGAACAGAAGAGAACATCCATGATGTTAGTGTGACGTTAGTTAGAGAAGCTGAAGTTTTTGGAGATACAGTTACAGTGGAGACTAATATGCCTACTGAATCAGATGCACATATCGAAGCATTGAAAGTATTTGAAAATGCTGAGAAAGAAATTTCAAGAGAAACAGACAAAATTCCTGAACAAAGTGACATCAGCATCATTCCTAAAGATTCTCATGGAGAGGAGGCACACTCTGTAGATACACTTACATTGGAAAGTAATATGACCACTGAGTCAGATTTTCTTCAAACTTCCCCTGATGCACACATTGAAGCACTGCAAATATCTGAAAATACTGAGAAAGAGGTTTCAGGAGAAAAAGACACAATTCCAGAACAGTGTGACATCAGCATCATTCCTGCAGATTCTCACAGACAAGAGACACACTCAAAATCAAGTCCAGTTATTCACAAGAGAAAAATGGGCTCAACTCGTAGACCTCTCAGAGGgaaaaatgaacaaagaaaagaaatagaaCATCGTGATGAAAATGAgacatttgaatttgaaagtGTGATCAATGTAGAGAAAGAAACATTTAGCTTAGAGAATGAACCCAGTACATATGAATCTACAATACAAAGCTCTGCAGATAAAGCTAAAGAACAGAAGATAGGAATACAGGAGGAGAATGATGTTGGTCCTGTTGAAGGGTCTGAATCCACTGACCCGCAGATATTATGTAGTTCAGATGTAGTGTCTGAGGAAACCACTGCAGTAAGTATCTGTCATGTCACAGAATCACAGACCATCACAAAAATGAGTGAGGAATGCCAGGAGAATGCTGGAGAAGCTGAAAGAGTGGCAGCAGAGGAAGACAAAGatatacaattaaaaactgactcacagaataaaacatttgactTAACAACCAGTGAAACAGAAGAGAATGTTCAAGATGTTGGTGTGATGTTAGTCAGAGAAATTGAAGTTACTGGAGATACAGATACAGTAGAGAGTAAAATGACTGCGGAGCCTGATTTTCTTCAAACTTCTCCTGATGCAATGGAAGCAGTGAAAGTATCTGAAAATGCTGAGAAAGTAGTTTCAGGAGAAACAGACACAATTCTTGAACAAAGTCACATCAATATCATTCCTGCAGATTCTCACAGAGAAGAGACACACTCAAAATCATGTCCAGTTATTCATAAGAGAAAAATGGGCTCCACTCGTAGACCTCTCAAAGGGGAAAAAGGACAAAGAAAAGACCATGATGAAAAAGAAATCTTCATTTTGGAGGATGAACCCAATCCCAATGAATCCAGACATACTGCAGTGAGTATCTGTGACATTTCAGAATCACAAACTCTCACAAAAAATTATGCAGGATTCCAGGAAAATACTGGAGAAATAGCGCCAGCAGAGGGAGACACAGAACCACACATAGAAAACAAAACCTGTAACTTAACAGCATTTGAAGGAGAagcaacaaaagagaacatctTTGAAGCTGGTGTTGTAGGCAAAGACATTGAGTTTATTGGAGATACAGTTGTAGTGGAGAGTAATATGACTACTGAGTCAGatgatttaatacaaaatgACACTTTCACTGAAGCAAAACTGGAAGCATTAAAAGTATCTGACAATGCTGAGCATGAAGTTCTAGAGGAAACAGATGCAACTCCCAAGCAAAGTGACACCACTATCATTTCTGAAGATACTCATGGAGAGGAGGCACACTCAAAATTGCATCCAGTtgttcacaagagaaaaatgGGCTCAACTCGTAGACCTCTCAGAGGGAAAAAAGGACAAAGAGAAGAAGTAGAACATCAGGATGAAAATGAGACTCTTAACAGTGAAGGTATGATCAATGCAGAGAAAGATACCTTTAGTTTAAAGGATGAACCCAGTCCAGATGAATCTACATTACAAAGTTTAAAAGATGGAGCTAAAGAACAGATGAAAATAAGTGAGAAGAATGATGTTGGTCCTGTTGAAGAGTCTAAATCCACTGACCTGCAGTCATCATCTAGTTCAGATTTAGTGTCTGAGGAATCCACTACAATAAGTATCTGTCATGTCACAGAATCACAAACTCTCACAAAAATTAATGAAGAGTCCCAGGAAAGTACTGGAGATGTTGAAAGAGTGGCAGCAGAGGAAGACAAAGACTTGCAAATAAAAATCGACTCACAGAACAAAACGTTTGACATAACCAGTGAAGCAGAAGGAACAGAAGAGAACATCCAAGATGTTAGTATGGTGTTAGTTAGAGAAGTTGAAGTTATTGCAGATACAGTTACAGTGGAGACCAATATGACTACTACGTCAAATTTTCTTCAAACTTCTGATGCACACGACGAAGCATTTAAAGTATCTGAAAATACAGAGAAAGACGTTTCAGGAGAAACAGACACAATTCCTGAACAAAGTGACATCAGTGTCATTCCTGCAGATTCTCACAGAGAAGAGACACACTCAAAATCAAGTCCAGTTATTCATAAGAGAAAAATGGGTTCAACTCGTAGACCTCTCAAGGGAAAAACAGGAAGAAGAGAAGATCATgatgaaaaagaaatctttaaTTTGAAGGATGAACCCAGTATGGGTGAAGAACAGATGGAAATACGTGAGGGGAATGATGTTGGTCCTGTTGAAGGGTCTGAAATCTTCATTTTGGAGGATGAACCCAATCCAGATCAATCTGGATATACTGCAGTAAGTGATATTTCAGAATCACAAACcctaacaaaaatgaaaacagtgtcCCAGGAAAATACTGGAGAAATAGCACCAGCAGAGGAAGACACAGAACCACACTTAGAAAACAAAACGTTTGACTCAACAGCATTTGAAAGAGAAGCAACAGCAGAGAACATCTGTGAAGGTAGTGTTGTAGTCAGAGAAGTTGCGTTTATTGGAGATACAGTTATAGCGGAGAGTAATGACACTAAAAGTGACACAAAAGTATCTGACAATGGTGAGCGTGCAGTTTCAGAAGAAACAGATGCAACTCCCAAGCAAAGTGACACCACTATCATTCCTGAAGATACTCCTGGAGAGGAGGCACATTCAAAATTGCATCCAGTtgttcacaagagaaaaatgGGCTCAACTCGTAGACCTCTCAGAGGGAAAAAAGGACAAAGAGAAGAAATAGAACATCAGGATAAAAATGAGATTCTTGATAGTGAAGGTGGGATCAATGCAGAGAAAGATACCTTTAGTTTAAAGGATGAACCCAGTCCAGATGAATCTACATTACAAAGCACAAAAGATGGAGAAAAAGAGCAGATGGAAATAAGCAAGAAGAATGATGTTGGTCCTGTTGAAGGGTCTGAATCCACTGACCTGCAGTCATCATCTAGTTCAGATTTAGTGTCTGAGGAATCCACTACAATAAGTATCTGTCACGTCACAGAATCACAAACTctcacaaaaattaataaagagtCCCAGGAAAATACTGGAGATGTTGAAAGAATAGCAGCAGAGGAAGACAAAGACTTACAATTAAAAATCAACCTACAGAACCAAATGTTCGACTTAACAGAAGCAGAAGGAACAGAAGACTTTAGTGTGACATCAGTCAGAGAAGTTGAAGTTATTGGAGATACAGTTACAGTGGAGAATAATATGACTACCAAATCAGATTTTCCTCAAATTTCTCCTGATGCAAATGTGGAAGCATTGAAAGTATCTGAAAATGCTGAGAAAGAAGTTTCAGGAGAAACAGACACAATTCTTGAACAAAGTCACATCAGCATCATTCCTGCAGATTCTCACAGAGAAGAGACACACTCAAAATCAAGTCCAGTTGTTCCCAAGAGAAAAATGGGCTCAACTCGTAGACCTCTCAAAGGGAATAAAGGACAAAGAAAAGATCATGACGAAAAAGAAATTTTGGAGGATGAACCCAATAAGGATGAATCTAGATATACTGCAGTGAGTGAGATTTCAGAATCACAAACCCTCACAAAAATTCATGCAGGGTCCCAGGAAAATATTGGAGATTTTGAAATAGTGCCAGCAGAGGAAGACAAACACTTACAATTAAAAATCGATTCACAGAACAAAATGTTAGACATAACAACCAGTGAAGCACAAGGAACAGACGAGAACATCCATGATGTTAGTGTGACATCAGTCAGAGAAGTGGAAGTTATTGGAGATACAGTTACAGTGGACAGTAATATGACTACTGAGTCAGATTTTCTTCAGACTTCTGATGCACACGTCGAAGCATTGAAAGTACCTGAAAATACTGAGAAAGAAGTTTCAGGAGAAACAGACACTATTCCTGAACAAAGCCACATCAATATAATTCCTGCAGATTCTCACAGAGAAGAGACACACTCAAAATCATGTCCagttattcataaaagaaaaatgggcTCAACTCGTAGACCTCTCAAAGGGAATAAAGGACAAAGAAAAGATTGTGACGAAAAAGAAATTTTGGAGGATGAACCCAATCTAGATGAATGTAGATATACTGCAGTGAGTGACATTTCAGAATCACAAACCCTCACAAAAATTCATGCAGGGTCCCAGGAAAATATTGGAGATTTTGAAATAACACCAGCAGAGGGAGACACAGAACCATGCATAGAAAACAAAACCTTTGACTCAAcagcatttaaaggagaagcaACAGAAGAGAACATCTGTGAAGATAGTGTTCTAGGCAAAGAAATTGAGTTTATTGGAGATAAAGTTACAGTAGAGAGTAATATGACTATTAAGTTAGATTTGCTTCAAAATGACACGTCCACTGATGCAAAACCAGATGCATTGATTTCTGAAATTGCTGAGATTTCAGGAGAAACAGACACAATTCTTGAACAAAGTGGCATCAGCATCATTCCTGCAGATTCTCACAGAGAAGAGACGCACTCAAAATCAAGTCCAGTtgttcacaagagaaaaatgGGCTCAACTCGTAGACCTCTCAAAGGGAATAAAGGACGAAGAAAGGATCATGATGAAAAAGAAATTTTGGAGGATGAACCCTGTGCAGATCTGTCTGGATATACTGCAGTGAGTATCTGTGACATTTCAGAATCACAAACCCTCACAAAAAATCATGCAGGGTCCCAGGAAAATACTGGAGATGCTGAAAGAGTGGAAGCagacctaaaattaaaaatcgaTTCACAGAACAAAACGTTTGACATAACCAGTGAAGCAGAAGGAACAGAAGAGAACATCCAAGATGTTAGTGTTACGTTAGTCAGAGAAGTGGAAGTTATTGGAGATACAGTTACAGTGGACAGTAATATGACTACTGAGTCAGATTTTCTTCAGACTTCTGATGCACACGTCGAAGCATTGAAAGTACCTGAAAATACTGAGAAAGAAGTTTCAAGAGAAACAGACACAATTCCTGAACAAAGTCACATCAATATCATTCCTGCAGATTCTCACAGAGAAGAGACACACTCAAAATCAAGTCCagttattcataaaagaaaaatgggcTCAACTCGTAGACCTCTCAAAGGGAATAAAGGACAAAGAAAAGATTGTGACGAAAAAGAAATTTTGGAAGATGAACCCAGTCTAGATGAATCTAGATATACTGCAGTGAGTGACATTTCAGAATCACAAACCGTCACAAAAATTCATGCAGGGTCCCAGGAAAATATTGGAGATTTTGAAATAACACCAGTAGAGGGAGACACAGAACCACACATAGAAAACAAAACCTTTGACTCAAcagcatttaaaggagaagcaACAGAAGAGAACATCTGTGAAGATAGTGTTCTAGGCAAAGAAATTGATTTTATTGGAGATACAGTTGTAGTGGAGAGTAATATGACTACTGAGTTAGATTTGCTTCAAAATGACACTTCCACTGATGCAAAACCAGAGGCATTGATTTCTGAAATTGCTGAGATTTCAGGAAAAACAGACACAATTCTCAAACAGAGTGACACCAACATAATTCCTGAAGATCCTCATGGAGAGAAGCTACACACAGAAGTGAGTTTAAATGCTCACAAGCGAAAAATGGGATCAACTCGTAGACCTCTCAGAGGGAACACAGGACAAAGAAAAGTGGGAGTTCATTTCAAGGAAAAGAATGGAGATGACGAAGGAGTATCAGAAGAGGAAGTCACAGAAACACACTCAGAAATTCAAAACCAGGATAATGTGGTTGGTCACAATGTGACACAAGACATTATGTATATAAGAGATAATGAAGATGAGGAGCAAAAGACCATGAAGACAGTGGACATGTCGGTGCTGGAGCTATGTGATGCTTTGGAACTAAAGCAAAGATCAGATGGTCCATCACAGGATGATACTGTCTCACATGAAACCCAAATTCATGTGTCATCTGATGATATTCCTCCAACAAAGGTGGTTGAAATGCATTCAGACTCCAAAAGGTCTACGCAGAAGAGAAAAATGGGATCAACTCGGAAAAGAGGGAAGAGGATGGTGAATGAAGAGGAGGTTGAAGTAGAGAAAGAGGGAGAAGCTGAAAATACAACTGATGATGGGACCACAAAGTCAGAGGAGAATTTACCTATTGAAGAAGCCATTACAGGATCGTCTGTACATCAGCAACTGTTTAGTTTATATGTTAATAAAGAAAGCCATGACATTCAGGATATTGTTAGTAAATCAGAAATCTCAGAACAAAGTGATCCAAGTTCTACCATAAATCCAGAACTACTGATAGAATCTGAATGTTCTTCAAAAACTGCTGCTGAGATGGTTTCAGACCTTCCATTGGGAGATGTTGAGACATACTTAGTTCCTAAACAAAGTGTCATTCCTAAAAAGTCTCATAGAGAAGATCAATCAGACTTGAATCCAGTTGTTCAAAAACGAAAAATGGGGTCAACACGTAGGACACTCAGAGGAAACAAAGGGCAGGGAAGACAAGGAGAACCCCAAAAGATGGATAGAGATATTGAAGAAATGACACAGGAACAGGATACAGAACCATATTTATCAACCAGTGCAAGAAAAACTGAAAGTAAATTTGATGAAGAGGTAAACAAAACTTCCTTGTTGTTGCTTCAAACTTGTTTCCTGAATCAGAAAATAAAGTGA